The following nucleotide sequence is from candidate division WWE3 bacterium.
TGTGTAAACTCCCGACCCTCAAATACCAACGAAAACTTAACTTTATTGTTCTCCGCTAGCCATTTGTGAGCCCTGTCAATCCTTGAATTTAGATCACCCGCTCCAATCACCGGCCGAAATCTTAATTCTTTAAGCTCGCCGCCCCGTCCTTTAGTACCGGCAATCGATTTCTTTTTCTTTTGCTTTTCGGCATATAAAAACTTTTTGTAATCAATTATCTTGCAAACTGGGGGCGTAATATCGGCCACTAGTTCCACCAAATCCATCTTCATCTCTGCCGCTTTGGCTAAGGCTTCAGATCGACTAATAACTCCCAAATTTTCGCCATTCTCTAAAATGACGCGAACTTCTGGGGCTTTTATAAATTGATTAATTGCGTAACGAACCACTAAGGCCTACCTTACCACAACTTAAGGCTCTTCGTCAAGATAATATCAGCAATTTTCGCCTTAATCTCAGCTATAGGCTTGGCGCCTAGATTTTCGCCAGTTCGGAGCCTTACTGCTGCGGTTAGCTCGCTTGATGCCGTTTCTTTATCCCCGACGACTAAAATATAGGGAATTTTCTGAAGCTGCGCGTCACGGACCTTGGCCTGCATCGTTTCGCTGCGGCCATCTACTGTTACCCGAATACCCGCAGATTTAAGCTCGACGGCTAGTTTCTCACAGTATTCTTGTTGCCTATCAGTAATTGGTACCACCACTGCTTGTACCGGGCTTATCCAAACCGGGAAAGCGCCGGCAAAATGCTCAATTAAAATTCCCATAAAACGTTCCAGTGAGCCATAAATAACTCGATGGATAACAACCGGTGTTTTTTCCTGACCAGT
It contains:
- the infC gene encoding translation initiation factor IF-3, giving the protein MVRYAINQFIKAPEVRVILENGENLGVISRSEALAKAAEMKMDLVELVADITPPVCKIIDYKKFLYAEKQKKKKSIAGTKGRGGELKELRFRPVIGAGDLNSRIDRAHKWLAENNKVKFSLVFEGREFTHPEFGIVKFKDITIALADVGEPDDVVKRDGRNYSVTYSPLKLKK